The following proteins come from a genomic window of Miscanthus floridulus cultivar M001 chromosome 2, ASM1932011v1, whole genome shotgun sequence:
- the LOC136537343 gene encoding uncharacterized protein, whose protein sequence is MALPLPSSALHPSTPPRCQPHHRFCSVLLLLFFVPAHACTPCRAITARAPQRRRTLHARALEPPAPPHWTEPYAPMPNVAASLVPCRSASLGLGRLPAARRLPAARQRVALLLHPPPLGSRGGGCPSGGSAPAIGCRRRLFPAARRIPAARLRVSLLLPPPPRFAPQFAAGAPGAASAPPDPPGVDAARLTEVQNYRIFASTWNVGGKSPRGLNLDEWLHSSPPADIYVLGFQEIVPLNAGNVLGTEDNLPAKKSVSAMPSELMYCLQRSSPTHPAGALAGSGTLAATYHRCPLLRASGDFVKTQDKKLTKLQLAVVFKFNYAFYGYGTTLLLSCRFS, encoded by the exons ATGGCGCTGCCCCTCCCGAGCTCGGCGCTGCACCCCTCCACGCCACCTCGATGCCAGCCGCACCACCGGTTCTGctctgtcctcctcctccttttctTCGTCCCCGCGCACGCGTGCACACCGTGCCGCGCCATCACTGCCCGTGCCCCGCAGCGCCGCCGCACCCTCCATGCCCGCGCGCTCGAGCCTCCAGCACCACCGCACTGGACCGAGCCCTATGCGCCCATGCCGAACGTGGCCGCGTCGCTGGTGCCGTGCCGCAGCGCATC CCTAGGGTTAGGGCGGCTGCCGGCAGCAAGGCGGCTCCCGGCGGCTAGGCAGCGCGTCGCCCTTCTcctccaccccccccccctcggCTCTAGGGGCGGCGGGTGCCCCAGCGGCGGGTCCGCCCCGGCCATTGGCTGCCGGCGGAGACTCTTCCCGGCGGCAAGGCGGATCCCAGCGGCGAGGCTGCGCGTCTCCCttctcctccccccccccccccggttcgcgCCTCAGTTCGCGGCAGGTGCCCCAGGCGCCGCGTCCGCCCCGCCCGATCCCCCCGGCGTCGATGCGGCACGCCTCACAGAAGTTCAGAATTACAG AATCTTTGCCTCCACATGGAATGTTGGAGGTAAATCCCCAAGGGGATTGAATCTTGATGAATGGCTTCATTCTTCACCTCCGGCTGATATCTATGTTTTAGG atttcaagaaattgttccttTGAATGCTGGAAATGTTCTTGGCACTGAAGATAATCTCCCAGCCAAAAAGTCAGTATCTGCCATGCCATCTGAGCTCATGTACTGCCTCCAGCGGTCCAGCCCCACCCATCCTGCTGGTGCACTTGCAGgcagtggaacccttgctgccaCCTACCACCGCTGCCCACTACTCAGggcctcaggggactttgtgaaAACCCAAGACAAGAAACTCACCAAGTTGCAGCTGGCTGTTGTGTTCAAGTTCAACTATGCTTTCTATGGCTACGGGACAACATTGTTGT TATCGTGCAGATTTTCCTAG